Genomic DNA from candidate division WOR-3 bacterium:
GGGTCTATTTCTGCCGGTTGAAAACCGACCATGATGACATCGTCAAGAAGTTAATTGTCGTGAAGTAGCGGCACGGTTGGGCGTCTTGAAATAATCGGAATTGCGGTAAGTCTTATCGAGCACTCCATCGTCGCACAGAGTAAAGATTTTTGTCCATCCCGCCTAGGTCAATTCATAGTTTTGTCAATTGCTAAAACAATGAAATGATGCCAGTACGAAATGTATTTCAATTATCTTTACAGGGTAGAAGATAGTGTCTGCTGATTCGTGCCTGAAGCCGGAAACCGGGCTTACCGTCTAACAGGAGACGTTGATCAGGGGCACGTGCATTTCTTCTCTGCTCACTCCGCCGTGGTTTGCCTTAAGGAAATGCTCGGTTTCACCCAGGATAAAATCCTTAATAATGTACTTGTTCTTCATTATCAAGACATAGTCGCCAACGCGGTCGAGGAGTTTTGCATTCGGTTGGTGAAGACCGAAGAAGTTCTTTCTGACCAATCCTTGACTGCTGTGCAAGGTGCAGAAACGTGAAAGCTTCGCGGAGACATATTCACGGAATCTCCTGACGCGTGATGGGTGGACGTAGCAGTAAGCGACCCGTGGTTCACCGCACAGTGGCAGTGTGAGCGTGGCGGCAAGGTCTGGATGTTCGTTGAGGTTTATGAAGTCTTCTGGTTCCGTGTCGATCAATCCATGATCTGATGTTACCAACATCGTGGTTCTTGAGCCTTTGAGTGCACGAATGAGTTTGTCGATGTTCCTTTCCAGTTCTTTGAAGTGGGTGCTTGCCTCAGGGCTCCCGACACCGAAGCTATGGCATATCGTGTCCAATTCCGGCCAGTAAACATACAGAAACTTCTTTCTTCTATTGTCTTTGACTGTTTTGGCGATATTGGCCAGGCAATCTGACAGTGAGTCGTAAGCGATCATTTCCGCTCCTCTCGAGGTTGCACGCGTGTAGGCTGACCCATGCAGATAATGAGGGAAAAAAAAGAAATTATCCGCACGGATCATTGATGATACTGGATCGCATTCCAAAATGCTTTGCATGCTGGTGTCTGTAAATCCCGGAGCGCGGTCGCTCTGGCGTGGAGTGAATGGCAGTATCTTGACCACGGACCCCATTTCTTTGAGGTGCATGAACCAGCCGGTGATCGCATGCTGTTGCGGCGCCAGTCCGGTCGCAAAAGTGGTGATCGCAGTTGCGGTCGTTGAGGGGAACACAGACGTGACTTTCTGCTTCGGATATTTGTTTAGAACACTGTTTTTGCCGTGCTGCATAAGGAATTCGTAGCCCAGCCCATCGATGACGAACAGGATGATGTTCGTCGATCGTTTCAGGGCTTCGACATCCAGATTTTTTAGAGGTCTGTATGTAGGGTCTTCGCCATATGCTTTGAGGATCGAACTCATCAGATTAACAATGCTACCATTTTTGTAGTTAGGCAAATGCATTTCTGTTACTGGTTATCTATTTCGAAAATGTTTGATATCCGTTCCTATTATTTCTTTTCGGATAGCGCTTTCTTATATTTCTCTAACTGCCCAAGAAAAAATGCGTTCTCGGGCTCAATTTTTAGTGCATTTGCTTCCCATTTTACCGCTTCTTCATAATTGCCGGCAGCGTAGTATGCTTCAGCCAAAGTATCCATTATGTTGGCATCATCAGGTGCTAAGGCGTGTGCTTTTTTCGCAGCCTGAAGTGTTTCTTCTGGATATTTCTTGAGCAGTGCAAACTCCCATGCAAGACTGTTGTACACTTCGGGTGATTCAAGCTCACTCTGCAATGCCTTGGTTAGGAGCGCGTGGGTTTTTTTTAGAAACAGGTCTTCTTTGTCCTTTTGTTCATCGGCGAGTCTGAGGTATGCAGGTGCCATGAAGGCATACTGCCACAACTCGTATTGACGGCGCAATTCCTGAACCGGTTCCTGATGGTCGACGACCTTCAGATCGACCAGGCGGTCATCAGCACCCAGGTAGCCGCCACGGTTCGTCACGACGACGAGCGATGCGGATTGCTTACCCCGGCTGTCGCCGCCCGCCTTTTCTCCAGCTTCAAGAGCTGAGAGCAGACGTTCGGCGAGTGGGCCTTCGGTTCGTGTATAGACGGCAAACATGCTGTCAACGACCTCGGGGCCGGTCAGTATGTTACCTTGCACGGCAACGTTGGGTCCGTTTCTGTGTCCGGCCCATACCGTCGTGTTGGCACCGGTATGTGAAACGGATTGACCATTCTTGTCCACGATGCCTATCTGACGGTCCTCGGGCAGAGTATCCTTCTCGAGAATAGCACGCATTGCCTCGGCCGCCGATTTCCCTTTGGATAATTCTTCAAGCGCCCATGGTCCGAAATAAGGATTTGAATATGCCTGCGTCGCCACCGCGCCGACATCGGCTTCCACCCACGGCACGATATATCCCACGTCAAGCACTCTCGATGCCACGGCGACACCGAACTCATTGGTCTCTGGATCCATGGCGACGATTGAAAACGTTCCATAACCAGATAAGCAGATTATTAATATTGCCACATTCAGCATATGACCTCCTGTATAATGTTAGCGGTGTGCGGTTCTTTGTCAATGGTTATGCGGAAGGAATTGATAGTGCGGCAAACGGGCCGGAGCTGTCTAATGTTCTAAGTCTACAAGTTACGCACTACTCCCATTTGCCGCACCTGCTGCCATAACGGGTGATGATCTTATCGTCCCTGACCATCTCTACGATTTCGCACTGGTTCGGGCAATCGTGACATTCGAACCCGCGCGATTCGAATTCCTGCTCGAGGCAACGGTCGAATCCCGGGAATTTCGTTTCGCCATTCGATCTTGTGCATGAGAGTATAGCGGCACCAATCGCGCCCATGACGAGAAAATGCCTGGGGACTTCTATGTTCAGACCGAGTGCTTTTTCGAATGCAACCCTGACTCCCTCATTTGCGGCAACACCTCCTTGAAAGAGAATACGTGGTACTATCTCTTTGCCCTTGGCTAGTACATTCAGGTAATTCCGTACTATTGCAGCACACAGTCCGGCTACTATATCATTGCGCTCGATGCCAAGTTGGGTTTTGTGTATCATGTCACTTTCAGCAAATACCGTGCAACGCGAAGCAATGTGCACCCGATTCTTTGCTGCCAAGGCTAGTTTCCCGAATTTTTCAATGGGTAAGCCGAGACGGATCGCCTGGTGATCCAAAAAAGACCCCGTTCCGGCCGCACAAACTGTGTTCATGGCAAAATCCACGGGGATCGATTCCCGGATTATTATCAATTTTGAGTCCTGTCCACCTATTTCGATTATTGTATTTACATCTTCGAAAAAGTGGCACGCGGCAATTGCGTGGGCAATGATCTCATTCTTCACTACATCCGCGTCTAGCATTACGCCTGCGAGACGGCGCGCCGAACCTGTAGTGCCGACACCGGCGATATGAAAACAACTGGAAGTCTCTGTTTTGATTTGATCGAGCACTTTTTTTATTGATTCGATCGGACGCCCCAGGGTCCTCAGATAGCATTCAGCAACTACGTCGTATTCTTCATCAATGATCACTCCTTTTGCCGAGATGGAACCAACATCAACACCCAGGTAATATTTCATCTTATGCTCCTTTGCGGATTCCTGCAGCTCTGTTGCGGCGATGTAGTAGCATATCAACGAATGCCTCTATTCTGGTCCTTACTCCCGTGGTGCTGGTGTGTTCATCGAGTGAAATGTTGAGAAGCGGTAGTGAATATGATTTGGATATTCTTTCGAATACCGGCAAGGCCGCAGTTTCGGGCATACAACTAAAAGGCATAAGGTGAACCACACCATCGAATCCTCTTTTCGCCGCCATTATTGTGTACCCAATGCTGAGTTGGTCTTCGCCTCCGGCGTTATATGCCCAAACTGGCTGAGCAAGAGATTTGGCTTCCTTGCGCGGAAGACCATGGTCGTCATTTATTCTCATCGTGTGATAGAAAAGCCACCGGTGAGCAGTCAGGAATGGTTCGGCTTGAACCCGGAGGTTGCCGAGATTTTCAATGATGTCGAAATTCACAAATGGTTCAATCACACAATAAGATTCACCGACGACCATGACGCGTGGTGGTACATAGGCTTCAATCATTTCGATACTGTCGAAATCTTCTTGGATCTCTTTTCGCATTTTTCTAAGTCTCAAAATACTGCTTTCCACGCGGATTTTTCTTAGATGCGTGCGTTCAAGCGCCGTACACTCGCCCCCGGTTTTTTCAAGCGGCCTTATTTGCCGGGCAAGGGATTCGACCTGATCGACCAGTTTTGATTTGTGCCAGGCAACCGCAAAACCTCGGGTCCATTTTCTGAGTGCCGTTGTCCAGCTGTCATGGTTCAGATGGAGTATCTCTGATATCACGAATTTGACATCTTGATGTCCCACGAAAATGCTTCTGAAAGTGAATCCGAGGCGGCGGAGGATGGAACACTGTATCCTGCCGTAGTATCCGTACCGGCAAGACCAGTTACCACCGCCAATGAATAGTAAGGTGTCAGCGCCCTGCTCGAGCGCACCGAACATATCTCCCAGGGTCACCTTGAAAGGCAGGCACACCAATTCTGGAGCGTAGCGCACACCGATGTCGAGTGATTTCTTGTTAGGCCTGGGTCCCTGGAGAACTTCACACCCCAGGTTTGTGAGCAGGGCAGTTAGGGTAATGTTCAGATTCCCCATGTGCTGAAATCCTACTTTCATAACTTTTTTTCTCTTTTCAGATTGACCATATCCACGAATGATTCAATTCGGGTCATTATTCCGGTTTCTCCTGTGTGCTCGTCGAGGACGATCTTTAGAAAGTGCGTTGAATGCTGGGGAGCTATCTCGAGTTCAATGATTTCGTGAGTGATCGACGCCGCGCCGCAGCCGAAGCTGCACAAGTATATTATGCCCGAGATGCTTATGTCGTCATAGAAATACTTTGCTGCGTTCAGTATGTGGTTTTCGAAATACCAACTCAATGGTTTGACGCTGTTCGTCAGAGGTTCGATGTTGTCGTCTGGCAGATCATGGCAGCTAATGATTTGTGCTCCGGTTTCGCGGATCTTCTTCTTCAGGTGGAGATTCAAGAAATCGTCCTCGAGCAAATAAGCATGGCCCATCAGGCCGATGACCAGATCGTCCTTCGCGGTCGTGGTCAAGCGCGCGGCCGCTATCCTTTCTTCCTGCTGTTTGAGAGACACTGCAATACCATGTTCGTACGCGATCTGTGCACGTCGTTCAGAGAAGCCCAGTTTTCTTGCCAAATTCACATAAGATGCCTCTTCACTCTCCTGTCTTAGATCGATATCCATTGTCACGACAGGTGCCTCGGGCACCAATGCTTTTGTCATGTCGGGCAGGCCGATCATTTTGGGGCAGCCGAGCCTGATCCCGGGTTGCCTGCTAAGGCACACCAATCGCGGCACGAATATGCAATCGGCTTTGTCTGTCAGCGAAATGAGGTGCCCCAAATAGCATTTCAATGGTAGGCAAGTTTCGCCTGGAGCAATATTTATCCCGCTATCCAGCTTGTTCCGGTCGGTTTGTCCGCTCGTGACTACTTGACACTGGAGGTCATCAAAGAAAGTAGTCCATAGCGGTTGGTAGTAGTAATAACCGAGTGCTTGCGGTATGCCGATAGTCATTCCTGATTTCATCTATCTTTCTTAGTTGCAATATCGGTGCCCAGGCAAGTCGAGACGGCATGTTCTATTTTTATTTGATATTCCGAGTATTTTATCTACAACATGACAAGACGATGTGCAAATTTGTGCGCACTATGAGTACCAAACCGTGCATCGCATTTCACATTTATCCTTCCTTGTTGCTACGTAATGATCTACAATATACCGCTTCGGCGATCTACGTCATATTGTACTGTTTTATTTTATTTATTATTGTCCTCCTTGATATTCCCAATTTCTTTGCAGCTTTACTCCTGTTGCCATTACATTCTCTTAGGGCGTTGGCGATCGCCTGCTTTTCGACCTCCTGTGTCGTTGAGCGCAGAGAATCTCGCAGGCTCTTGCTTTCTTCTGTGATGGGTTTAGACAAACCCGGAATTTCTATTTCAATTGCGCGATCTTTGGAGAGGACGACCGCGCGTTCGATCGTATTCTCCAGTTCCCTTACATTTCCGGGCCAGTCGTAAGCCAGTAGTTGAGTCATAGACTCCGGCGCGATCGTCTGGACCGGTCGATTGTCCCTTTTAGTGTAGTGCTCGATGAAGTAATGCGCGATATCCGGTATGTCTTCTTTGTGTTCACGGAGTGGGGGGATTCTGATGTTCAGGACATTTATGCGATAATACAGGTCCTGCCGGAATTGCTCTTCATGACAGGCTCTTTCAATATCCTTGTTCGTTGAGGCAATGATACGCACAGCGATCTCGTTAGACTCCGTACCACCCAGCCGGGTAACCATTTTGTCCTGCAAGACCCTGAGCAGTTTGGTCTGCATGAGCAGGCTCATGTCTCCAATTTCGTCGAGCAGGATAGTTCCACCGTGAGCTAGTTCAAACCTGCCTGGTTTTGAATTGATGGCTCCGGTGAAAGCGCCTTTCTCGTAGCCGAACAGCTCTGATTCGAGCAGTGTGTCAGGTAGTGCTGCACAGTTAACGCAGATGAAAGGTCCTTCACCCCGTGAACTTCGGCGGTGGATTTCACGCGCGACCAATTCCTTGCCCGTGCCAGTCTCACCGCTGATCAGAACAGTTCCCATGCTGTCCGCTATTTTGTCCACTAATTCGTAGATGCGCGTCATTTTTTCGCTGGTGCCGATCAAGAGGTTTCCAGACGCGCCACGATACCATTTGCACCGACGGAAATCATTGGAGGAAATCGCCTTCTTGACTACAAACAGAATTTCATCGTTGTCGAATGGTTTGAGCACATAGTCGTATGCACCTTTTTTCATGGCCGCTACGGCCGTTTCGATCGTTCCGTATGCGGTGAGCATGATCACGGGCATCGATGGGTCGGTATCCTTCAATGCGATCAACAGTTGCATGCCATCGGTCCCCGGCATAACGAGATCGGTTATCGTTAAGGCGACGGCGTGTTTGTTAACTAGTTTCATTGCTTCTGCTGCGCCTGCGGCAGTCAGTACGGCATATCCTGCCGAAGTCAATAACCGTGCAAGAATTGAGCGCATATTTTCTTCATCATCGACTATGAGAATTTGGTCCTTTGTCACTTTTCTTTCCTCCATTTGGGGAGTTTCAGCGTTACGATACAACCTCTGTGTGGAAGCGATTCTATAGACATGGATCCGCAATTGAGTTCAATTAAGCGGTTAGTGATCGGCAGGCCGAGACCTATCCCTCCGGGTTTTGTTGTGTAAAAAGGACGGTAAATATCACCTTTGTCTAGGTGACTAATTCCCGGTCCGTTGTCGGAAATAGCCACCTTTATATGGCTATTTTCTTCAGAAATCTTTATATCGATCTCTCCATCTGGGGGGGCAGCTTCTATTGCGTTGAGCAGAAGGTTGTCCAATACCTGCCTTAAGTGATCCTCATCGAACCTTATCCTGTAATATTTTGACGGACAATTGATTGATAATTTCAGTTGTTTCGATTCACAAGAACGTATCATCTCCTTTGATCTCTTATTCACTTCTTCTGCGATGTTGATGCAGCGCGGAACCGGCTTTGCTGCTTTGGAGAAGTCGAGCATCCGTGTGATTACACGGTTGAGCCGGTCACATTCTTCAATAATAATGCGTGATCCTTTGAAGTCATTGTTGCCAGATTCTATGATTTGTGCCGAGGAGCGAATGATTGTCAGAGGGTTCTTTACCTCGTGGGCGACGTATGCTGCCATTTCACCCAAGGTAGCGAGTTGTTCCAGTTGCCGCATTCTCTCGAGCATTTTGAGATGCTGAAACCGCAACACGCAATTGTATGAAAGGAGTTTGATAAAACGAATGTCAGACCCCGTAAATACCTGCCCATTCGTCTTTTCACCGAGGCACATCACGCCCTCGAATCGGTTATCGAGCGCAAAAGGTGCATATACTTCATATCCGAGCGTTTTCATATCGGCAATAACTTGTGCGATCTTCCTCCTGTCAATTTGAGTTTGTTCTCCAAAACGCATGGTGTGCAGAAGTTCGTCGTATACCAGTGGCTCGTCCGTGTGACGCCTGGCAATCCAGGTGGTCAGATCATTAAAGGATCGGGATTTTACCATACGATCAATGTCCGTAGCTGGCGGCCAGTAATACTGATATTGCCCGGTGATTTCGTTCCTTCCTATGCAGATGCACCTGTTGACTCCCATGTTCTCCATGACTATATCGACCGAGGTCCTAAGAAGGTCGTTTATGCCGCGCGCCTCGTCAAGGGCATAGCGTATCTCGTCGACTGTCTGAGACAGGTACTTGGATTTCCCGAACAGAATTTTCTCGACTGAGATCATGAGTCTCCTTGCGAACAGAAGCAGCAATAATGCGGTGATGAAGATATAGACGTAGGGCAGAGGAATCAGGGGATGCAAGATAACCGAGAGGAGATAAGAACCGGCAAAAAGCAGCGCCGTCACGAGAGCGAAGCTGAGCGTTCGCCTTGTCGTCACCTGTATGTCGAAGAGCCGATGGCGAAACAAGCAAGTTGCCACAAGCAGTGAATATGCAGCGTTTGCGATATTACCCAATCCACCTACATTGACCCCTGAGGCGGTCATGATATCTTCAGCGATAGCGCCGGTAACACCGATCGAGCCGGCAGTGAGTAGAATAGCCAGTCGCGTACGTTCTAGGGGTCGCTGCGAGCGGAGGTATGCTCTTCCTATCAGTAAAAATGACGCAACAAATAACGGTAAAGTGAACATCCATAATATGTAGTCATACGCCGTTGCCGATAATATCTCCAGCGCATAGATGATCGATAAACAAAATGCAGTAAGGTAGGTGATTCTCACGGCGTTGAAGATGTACTTTGATTCAAGTCCAATAAAAGCGGCAGTGAATTGGAGTGTGGCTACTGGTAATACATAAAGACAAGCCGTCGCCGACATATAGAAGATATGCATGATAAGAATCGCGTAGATCGGATTCGCATCGCTGACCTGGAAATTTCGCGATACGATGACTCTTATATTCCATACGAAAAGACAAAAACATATCAGTAAGAAGGATCGATACAATATGTGACGGCGATTATGCAGTGAAACGAAGATGATGAGTATCAGATTTATTACAGCGCTTAAGATAGCAGCCAGTACTTTTACGTCAAGTTCCATTTACTCTACTCCGTTTTTACTAGTCTATCCGGTTGATCTTTTTTGTCAAGAGGACCAGATTACTGGTGCTGGAACGTTTCTCATTTCTTTTGAAACGGATATTTTTGCAGTAGTATTCCACTTACAATGAATGCAAGCCCGATTACTGTGGATGCAAGAATTCTTTCTCCGACGAAGAGATTTATGAATACGAGGGCGAAAAAAGGCGTTAGGTATATGAGATTGCTGACCTGGGCAGTCGTTCTCGAAAGACGGAGGGCCTTCAACCATAAGACGAAAGTGATTCCCATCTCAAAGATTCCGACATATGCAGCACCGAGAAATCCCGGCAAGTTCGGAATCGTGAATCTACCAGTTAACATCATGTAGATAACTATGAAGACAAAACCGAAGACGAAATTTAAGAAAAGCTTTGCAACCTCATCACGTCGGTCTTTGATATTGAATATCCAGAAAAGAGCCCAGATGACCGCGCTGCCGAGCGCCAGGAGAACACCGGTTGGATTGAAAAAACGGAGTCCGGCAAAGTCACCGCGAGTTGCTATGATCACGACGCCGAGATAGCTTATGATGACGGCGAGTACGCTCTTTAGTCCTATGCTCTGGCGGAGAAGAGGAATAGACAATAGTACAAGTTGAATGGCCCACGTGTAATTAAGCGCCATGGCTTGCTGTGCGGGAAGCAATGAGTATGCCCTGAGCAGAACAACGTAATAGAGGAATGGATTTAAGAAACCAAGGAGCAATGAGTAAACACAATCTCTGAATGTGCAACCACGCAGCAGCCCGATCTTATTTTGTATTAGCAGTATAGTAAACAAAGTGAACGTTGAAACAGCGGTCGCATAAAAGAGCAACTGCGCGTAGTCCAGATATCTCAAAGAAAACTTGAATGCAGAGGCGATGGTCGACCACATCAATACCACGAATACGGCATAAGTGTAAGCCTTTTGTTGGTCCTGCATAAGTGACAATAATCTGAAACAGAACGGTGTCAATATGAAAGCCAGGTAACGTTTAGTGTCCATCGGTTACGATGCCCGTAGGCTGAAAGCAAGCACGAAATTCCAAATACTAAATGCTAAACAAATTCGAATATCAAGATTCAAATTGCCAAAACAGACGAAAACGGTATTAACGAAACTGGCGCAATTAACGATAAAAACGTTTCATGTTAAATTCGCTTTTCGAAATTCGAAATTCAAAATGTTGCTCAAACGGTAATAACGGGAATAGCGAAATTAGCGATATTGGCGAGAATAACGAGCTTGGCAAATCTTATGCTTTCCGCAATTCGAAATACGAAATTCGAAATGTCGTTTGAAGGTTGTAGTATTGACATCACATACATTCCTCCTATAATGGAACATGAGTAGTGTTTTAGCTATGGTGCTCGCCGGTGGGAGAGTTGATGAGCTACTCTGTCTCACCGAGCATAGGCCGAAGTCTGCATTGCCCGTCTTTGCCACTTACCGGATCATCGATTTCGTCCTCAGCAATTTGATGCACAGCGGTATAAATAATGTTGGCGTCCTCTCGCAGTATAGACCTTACGCTCTGGTAAGGCATATCGGCACAGGTGAACACTGGGATTTTGTGGGCCGTTCCCGTAACATACGGATGCTTCCTCCGTATCGTGGCTTCAAGGCATCTGACTGGTACAAAGGAACCGCAGATGCGGTATACCAGAATATTTCGTATATCGAGGGCTTCAAACCGCAGTACGTTTTGATCGCATCTGCAGACCACATCTACCGCATGGATTACCGCCCTTTCATTAAATTCCACATTGAAAACAACGCGGATGCGACTATATCATTCACGCGGAGGAAGAGCCGATCCTCGCGATTCGGCTACGGCGTTATCGGTCGGGGCGGTAGACTCCGGAATTACCAGGAGAAACCAAGTAAACCACCATCGGACTGGGTATCTATGACCCTCTATCTTTTCAATTGTGATTTTCTGATCGATGTTCTCAATAGGAACGCAAAGGAAGAATCCCACGAGTTCGGGCGAGATATCATTCCTAATATTATATCCACTGCCCGGGTGTTCGGGTACAAACACGAAGGCTATTGGGCATATGCTCGGACCGTGGATTCTTACTACAATACTAACATGGATATGATAAACAGCGGGACCACCCTGAAGGACTGGCAGATCAGGACCAATCTTCTGGAAAGATCTGCCCGCGCCGACCGGTTACCAGCATATATTAACGGAGATGTGGTTAACTCGGTCGTAAGCGAAGGATGCATTGTTGAAGGTAAGGTTAGAAATTCCATCCTATCGCCAGGGGTCATCGTGCAAGATAATGCCGAGGTCGTAGACTCAATTATTTTTCATGATACGGTCATTGGCAAGAATACGATGATGCAAAAAGTAATTTGTGATAAAGATTCCCGGATCGGCGAAGGCTGTTCGATCGGCGGTTTTGGTAAGCAAACAGTGTCCCGTGAATTTGGTGATCTTTTGCACTCCGGGATTATCTTGTTCGGGAGGAATACAGTGGTCCCGGACAAAACGAGAATAGGTGCAAATACTACAGTTTACTCGTCGGCGAGAATTAGTGCCAGATGCGTGGACCCGGGGAGTACGTTGCGATGAAGAAGGGTCTGATTGCGATGCTCCTTGCCGGGGGTATGGGTTCCCGGTTGAATATTCTAGTGAGCAAGCGGGCCAAACCCGCGCTACCCTTTGGTGCCATCTACAGGATCATAGATTTCACGCTGAGTAACATTGCTAACTCGCACATTGACGTTGTGGGAGTACTCACTCAATACAAACCTCTGTCACTCATGGAACATCTTGACGGAGGAACGCCGTGGGACCTGTTCGGCCGCACCAGGCTTGTCGAAATACTCCCGCCTAAAACAGGAGAGGCGAGCTCTGACTGGTACAAAGGCACGTCTGACGCAATATATCAGAACATCGGATTCATCAGCGACTTCGCGCCGGAAATGGTTCTTGTGGTGTCTGGTGATCACATATACTCAATGGATTACAATGATCTGATTGCTTTTCATCGGGACCAAAAGGCCCTTGCGACTGTGTGTCTTGTACGCGTACCGTCAAGGGATGTTCAGCATTTCGGTATTGCCGAAACCGATGACATGGGAAGAATCGTTTCCTGGGTCGAAAAACCAAGAAGTTCAAAATCCAATCTCGCCTCCATGGGCGTATACTTGTTCAATCGCGATGTATTGGTGAAGACGCTGAGCGGCGCCGCGCGGCGCCGTGGAACTGATTTTGCCAGGGACATTATTCCGGCGATGATGAAACAAAAACGTGTTTTCGGTTATATCTTCAACGGTTACTGGCGCGATGTCGGAACGATCCATTCATACTGGCAGGCAAACATGGATATGCTACAAAGTAGTTCTGGCCTCGACGTTAAGGAATGGGGCATAAAGACTAGCCTTGCGGCAAAGGGAGAGATTGGTGACCGCCCGTCGACATATATTGGGCGGACATCGCTGGTGAAGAATTCGCTCATCGCGCGGGGTTGTGTAATCGAAGGCGAAGTGAGGAACTCTGTAATTTCACCGGGGGTGATGGTGGGTAAGGGCGCCAAAATCATCGATTCGATAATTTTTCATGACACCGTAATCGGCGCTCGTTCCCTTGTGCAGCGTAGCATAATTGACAAGCAGGTGAGTGTAGGCAGTTCTGTTTGTATAGGTAGTGGCGAAGCGATTCCTAATAAGAAATTCTTAAAACATCTTTCAACCGGTATCTCGATCGTCGGT
This window encodes:
- a CDS encoding DMT family transporter, giving the protein MQDQQKAYTYAVFVVLMWSTIASAFKFSLRYLDYAQLLFYATAVSTFTLFTILLIQNKIGLLRGCTFRDCVYSLLLGFLNPFLYYVVLLRAYSLLPAQQAMALNYTWAIQLVLLSIPLLRQSIGLKSVLAVIISYLGVVIIATRGDFAGLRFFNPTGVLLALGSAVIWALFWIFNIKDRRDEVAKLFLNFVFGFVFIVIYMMLTGRFTIPNLPGFLGAAYVGIFEMGITFVLWLKALRLSRTTAQVSNLIYLTPFFALVFINLFVGERILASTVIGLAFIVSGILLQKYPFQKK
- a CDS encoding sugar phosphate nucleotidyltransferase, whose protein sequence is MKKGLIAMLLAGGMGSRLNILVSKRAKPALPFGAIYRIIDFTLSNIANSHIDVVGVLTQYKPLSLMEHLDGGTPWDLFGRTRLVEILPPKTGEASSDWYKGTSDAIYQNIGFISDFAPEMVLVVSGDHIYSMDYNDLIAFHRDQKALATVCLVRVPSRDVQHFGIAETDDMGRIVSWVEKPRSSKSNLASMGVYLFNRDVLVKTLSGAARRRGTDFARDIIPAMMKQKRVFGYIFNGYWRDVGTIHSYWQANMDMLQSSSGLDVKEWGIKTSLAAKGEIGDRPSTYIGRTSLVKNSLIARGCVIEGEVRNSVISPGVMVGKGAKIIDSIIFHDTVIGARSLVQRSIIDKQVSVGSSVCIGSGEAIPNKKFLKHLSTGISIVGKGAHIASDISIGTNCIIMPDRQLNTARHKEVSSGSTV
- a CDS encoding ATP-binding protein; translated protein: MELDVKVLAAILSAVINLILIIFVSLHNRRHILYRSFLLICFCLFVWNIRVIVSRNFQVSDANPIYAILIMHIFYMSATACLYVLPVATLQFTAAFIGLESKYIFNAVRITYLTAFCLSIIYALEILSATAYDYILWMFTLPLFVASFLLIGRAYLRSQRPLERTRLAILLTAGSIGVTGAIAEDIMTASGVNVGGLGNIANAAYSLLVATCLFRHRLFDIQVTTRRTLSFALVTALLFAGSYLLSVILHPLIPLPYVYIFITALLLLLFARRLMISVEKILFGKSKYLSQTVDEIRYALDEARGINDLLRTSVDIVMENMGVNRCICIGRNEITGQYQYYWPPATDIDRMVKSRSFNDLTTWIARRHTDEPLVYDELLHTMRFGEQTQIDRRKIAQVIADMKTLGYEVYAPFALDNRFEGVMCLGEKTNGQVFTGSDIRFIKLLSYNCVLRFQHLKMLERMRQLEQLATLGEMAAYVAHEVKNPLTIIRSSAQIIESGNNDFKGSRIIIEECDRLNRVITRMLDFSKAAKPVPRCINIAEEVNKRSKEMIRSCESKQLKLSINCPSKYYRIRFDEDHLRQVLDNLLLNAIEAAPPDGEIDIKISEENSHIKVAISDNGPGISHLDKGDIYRPFYTTKPGGIGLGLPITNRLIELNCGSMSIESLPHRGCIVTLKLPKWRKEK
- a CDS encoding sugar phosphate nucleotidyltransferase, which encodes MSSVLAMVLAGGRVDELLCLTEHRPKSALPVFATYRIIDFVLSNLMHSGINNVGVLSQYRPYALVRHIGTGEHWDFVGRSRNIRMLPPYRGFKASDWYKGTADAVYQNISYIEGFKPQYVLIASADHIYRMDYRPFIKFHIENNADATISFTRRKSRSSRFGYGVIGRGGRLRNYQEKPSKPPSDWVSMTLYLFNCDFLIDVLNRNAKEESHEFGRDIIPNIISTARVFGYKHEGYWAYARTVDSYYNTNMDMINSGTTLKDWQIRTNLLERSARADRLPAYINGDVVNSVVSEGCIVEGKVRNSILSPGVIVQDNAEVVDSIIFHDTVIGKNTMMQKVICDKDSRIGEGCSIGGFGKQTVSREFGDLLHSGIILFGRNTVVPDKTRIGANTTVYSSARISARCVDPGSTLR